The region GCTGTAGTGATCAAGCTCATCGAGGAGACCGGCGGCCGCCGCCGCGTTCGCAAGACCTGGGCGGCCCAGGGCGAGACTGAGGAACCGGCCACTTGAGCGTCCGCCGCAGCGTGACGCCGCTCCGGGGCTGATGGGCTCCGGACATGTGGGGGTAGCGGCTCGGGGCGGCCGTGGTGATGTCGGAGCAGCTGGCCATCGCGAGGCCCGCGGCCCCCCGCATCCCGACCCGAGGAGGAGAATGCGAACGTGTAGTGATGAATAAGTAGCGCTGAGTAAGTATTTTCCGGTTCCGCCCAGCCCGCGAACCGGGAGTACTCAAGCGGGCGGCGCCGCGGTGCACTCCACCCAGACCACCGGGCCGCTACTGCTCTCCCGCACCGGACGCGGCCTGGCCCGCGTCACCCTCCCCGCCGCTGCGCAACGTCGCCGCCACGCACCCCGACCTGAAGGAGATCACGCCCGCCCTGCTGCCGGACGCCGTCGCGTACCCACCCTCGCCGTTCGCCGACGAACAGCAGATCGTCCACGGTTTATCTCAGCGACTGCTGCGGCCTGCCAGCCTGAGCAGGCGCTGGAGCCGGGTCTCAGTTCACGATGACCGCTATCTGGACGAGGCCTCGCGTCGGCGTGCACGCGGACTATCCCGTGGGTGAGCAGGACTCGGAACACGTCCAGTGCTACGAGACCGTGGTGATCTTCAGGGATAGGGTCGGTGCCCAGGGGGCTTCAACGATCTGAGCGCGAACCAGTCTGCCCTTGTCTGTGATCACACAGATCGAGTTGCCTGCGATGATTCCGGCCTCCTCCACTGCATTCGAGTGCATGAGGACCTCTTCGAGTCCGCCTCCGTTCGCGACGGCTTCGCAGGCTTCCTTGCTGAACGGTTGGCGCTTCGAGAGGACGCCGGCGTGGCTGTCTCGCGCCGTCCCAAATTCGACCGGGGAGCAGCCGTACCAGTTCATATCCGCTGGTGCGGCTGCGTCCTCGGCGTCGGGCTCGGTCCTGTCGACTCGGGTGACGAAGGGGTACGAGTCAAAGTCGATGTGGCTGGCGTAGTCGCATGTGCTGTCGCCGTTGAGGCGGAGAGGAAGCGGCTCCCCGGGAAGGGCTTTGCTGGGTCGATGCTCGGCTCGGACGGCTTCGCTGAGGCGCTGGCCGAGGGAGACGGTGAGCTCGGCTCGGGGGCGGCCTCGGCCTGGCTGGAGGTGCTGGCGCTCGGCTTGCTGTCAGACCCCGACGCACCGTTGTCCCCGCCGCTGTCGCCGCCTCCTCCTCCGGACAACGCTGCCCAGACGCCGATACCAGCTACGGCCAAACCGAATAAGCCCCCGATGAAGGCCCCCACCACCGTTCCTCTGCCGCCGCCGTCCAGATCGTGGTCGTGGTAGTGGCGCAGCCGCTGCCGCAGGCTCCGTCGACCGGGGCTCCCGCCAGCCGGTGGCGGGGCGGGCGGGTCCGCCGGGGAGTTGCTGTTCGTGTCGTCCGGCGAGGCCACTGCAGTCGTCCTCTCTGTCAGGGGGATCCCGGAAGTGTATGACGGGGTGCACAGAAAGCGACTGCGTTGTTACGCCATAGCCCGGCGTAATCGGTCAAGGCCCGCCGAGCCGGTTGGACCGATCGGCCGTGTGAGGCGAAGTCGTCTACTGGGTGGCGCGCAGGTGGTCTTGACGGGCGATGACCAGGGCGCGCCAGCGTTCTCGGACGGTGTGTGCGTCGTAAAGCCACTGGATGGTGCTTCCGGCGGGTTGGGGCAGGTTGCCCATGGCGGTGGCGATGTCGACGTAGTAGGTGAAGTCGCCGTTGGCGGTTGCTTCGCGCAGGCGGTCGAGGGTGGCGGTGAGGTCGTGTGGTGCGTCGCGTACGGCGTGGTGGAAGGCGAGGGCGGTTTCCAGGAGTGGGGTGAGCCAGGCGAGGCCGGCAACGGTGATTTCGGTGCGCAGCATGGTGGCGCGGTCGGTGACGTCGTGGTCGGTGCCGGCGTCGCGGAGGAGGGCGGCGACGTGAGCGTAGAGGGTGGTGGCGCGTTGGTCGAGCGGGGCGAGGTACTGGTGGGCGAGGGCGAGTTCGTCGTCGGCGCGGTGTGGGTCGGTGAAGGCGGTGACCAGGGCGAGGAGGGTCTGGGCGATGGCTCGCTCGCCGGGGGCGTTGTGCTGTTCGGCTTCGGTCCGTGCGGCTTCGAAGGCGGCGATGGCGTTGTCGATGTCGCCGTGGGGCCATCTGATGTGGGCCAGGACGCGGTGGTGGCGGCCTTTCCAGCCCAGGGTGGGGATGGCGGCCAGCGCGGTGGGGAAGTCGCCCCGGATGCGGGCGAGGTTGGCCAGGCCGCGGTGGGCGCGTGGGGCGAGCCGGCCGTCGGCGTCGGCGACCTGGCGCATGCCGTGCGCGGCGGCGTCGGTGCGGCCGAGGTCTTTGTGGGCTTTCGCCCGGTAGTACAGGGCGAGTTCGGTGAGTTCGCCGGAGAGTAGGCCGGTGCTCAGGACGGCGGTGAGGCGTTCGGCGGTGCGTTCGCGGTGCTCGTGCTGGCGGCGGGCGATGGCGGTGAGGAGCTCGGCCAGGGCGTCGGCGGGTGTGTCCGGGCCCGGCTGCGGCTCGGTGCCGGGGGAGGGGCTAGGGGTGTGGGTGGGTGGGGCGAGGGGTTCCCAGACGGAGTCGGCGGTGTAGGCGAAGGCGGCCTCGGTGAGCCAGCCGAGGTCGCTCAGGTGGTGGTCGCGAGCCAGGCGCAGGCCCTGGCGCAGGCACGCGACGAGGAGGGTCCGGCTGGGGAGGAGGGTGCTGGTGTCCTGCCATTGCCGGCCGAGGGCGGCGAGGGCGCGTTCGGCGGCTCGGTGCCAGTCGGCGGGGGTCCAGTGGTCCTCGGTGTGGTCGTCGGCGCGTAGCGCGGTGCGGATGGCGCCGTGCAGGTGGTAGGGCCAGATCGCGTGTGGATCCTCGGTGATCATCGGCCGCTCGACGAGCCGGCGTGCCGCCGCCTGGTGGGCCAGGCCCGCCGCTTGGGTGGCCAGGTCGAGGTCGAAGGCGTCCAGCAGGCTGGCGCTGCGCAGGACATGGCGCTCGTCGACAGTGAGGTCGGAGAGGGTGCGGGCGATGAGGGCGGGGAAGGTGTGGTCGAAGTCGGCGAGGGTGGGGGTGCGGCCGGTGCGGCGGATCTCCAGGAAGCGTGCGACGGCCAGGTCCAGGTGGAGCGGCAGGCCGTGCGAGCGCTGGGTGATGACCGCGCGGATGTCAGGGCCGATCAGCGGCCGGCCGTTGTGGGTGAGGCGGTGGGCGAGGTAGGTGTCGCAATCCTGCTCGGAGAAGTCCCCGATCAGGTGCTGGCGGGCGCCGCCCTGCCCGGTGGCCCGGGCCGGCCGCCCGGAGCGGGCGGCCAGGCCGGGCCAGGCGGCGGGGCCGGTGTAGTCGAGCTGGCCCTGGAGAGCGTCGTCGGCCCACTGAAGACGGTTGCGGCCGCTGATGACGAAGAAGCAGTTCGGCATGAGCCATACCAGGCGTTGCAGGAGCCGCTCGGCGTCACGGTGGCGGTCGCCGGTGTCCTCGAAGGTGTCCAGCAGGATCACCGGCGTGACCTTTCTGTCGGCCGGGAGCTGGGCGAGCTCCCACGCCAGCAGGTGCGGATAGAAGGACAAGGTGTCCAGATCGGGTTCGGCCTCCAGCAGGTCGGCCAGCCGCGCGCACCCGGCGAGTGCGCGGACGGTCTGCCGGCGCTCCCGCAGCGCCCGCACCAGGGAGCCGGTCACCTGGCCGACCGCGGACCCGACGGTGCCGGGCAGGAGCAGGGCCTGGGCGACGTCGGACAGCGCGGACTGCATCTGCTGCGGCAGCGCCCGGCTGAATCGGGAGGTCAGCCCGCCGCGGTGCAGGTACTCCTCCAGGGGCTCGCCGGGATGCTGGTGCTCCCAGTACCGGCGCAGCGCCACGTCGAAGGCGGGCAGGGGGCCGAGCTCGGCGAGCGCGGCCCGGATCGTGAGGACGATCCGTTTGAAGTCGGTGCTGGCGGAGCGGGCGAGGTCGATGCGTACGGGCCAGATCCGCTCGCCGGACCAGGTCGGGGCGCCCCACTGGGCGGGCCGGCGTCCGGCGTCGGCGAGCGCGGCCTCCAGCTTGCGCGACAGCGTCGTCTTGCCGATGCCGCCGGCACCGTGGAACACGAGCACGTTGTCGCGGGGCGCCTCGAGGTCCTCAACGTCGAAGGCCGGATCAACGGTGTGGCGCAGGTGCTCCTCGAGGGCGGTGGCGACGAGGCTCCACTGGATCTGCCGGTTAGTGAACGCCTCATTGCTGCCCACGGGGTCATTGGAGCTGAACAGCGCCCGAAGGTCGGCCATGTGATGTCCCCCCAGAAGTGATCACCTGCGGATCCAAATCTATGCCGCGGGCGGTGGCCGGCGGCAGCCCGGCGGGGGTATGGGGACTGAGAAGAGCCGGTGGTGAACTGGATCCGGCCCAGGTCCGAGAATGATCTTTTGCCAGCGGTTCCCGAACACCCGAGGTGGTTTTCCCATGCACGACCCCGCATCCTCGCCGTCCTCTCCTGACCGACCGCCTCAGCCGGGGCAGGCCCCCGGTCCGGGCGACGAGACCCCCGGGTATGAGGTGGCGCACGACATCGTGGGGCTGGTGATCGCCTGGTACAGCCGGGCGCTGCTGCTCGCCCGGCGCTCCGGTGACCAGCAGCGCCTGGAGGAGCTGAAGATGCAGCGGCAGAAGTGCGTGGAGGACCAGCAGCGGCTCCAGGACGCCGGGCCCAAGGAGATCGCGCGGATCGCCGCCGAATACGCCACACGCCTGAAGGAACTGGAAGCTGCCGAACCAGGTCCCGAGTCGTAGCCGCGAGGGGCCGCGGACCGGTTCGGGTGCCGGGCCGCGCGGCCGGTCAGGTGGGCACGGGCAGCGCGGTGGCGGGGGCAGCGGGCATGTCGAGCTGTTGCGGCCGGTGGGCGGGCATCAGCGGACAGGCCAGCCCGGCGATCGCGACGAGGTCGTCGCGGTACTGCGGCATCGCTGTGTGCAGCCAGCGCTGGGTGGCCCAGAACCCGGCGGCTTCCTCGGAGGTGTAGGGGCGGTAATGCTCCGCGGTCACGGCGAGGCCGGATGCGGGGCGCCGGGCCCAGCGCCCTTGGTCGGTCAGGTGGTTGCGGTAGAGAGGGTGGGCATCGCGTCGCATCACCACCACCTCGTCGACCACAGTCATCTGCTCGGCCAGGGCCACCGTCTCGGGCAGGACTGTGAAGCAGGCGTTGTGCCCGGCGCCGGTGGTGAACCGCGCGGGAATGCCCTGCTGGTTCAGGTGGGCATACCGGGCGGCCGTGCCCTGGCGGGAATCGGCCTCGCGGACCGCCAGGGCCGCCAGTTGCACGCGGTAGCCCGCCTGCCGGTCCACGGCCGCGCGGGCGGCGAACTGGACAGCGCTTTCAGGGGTGATCTCGATGACCATGTCCCCGCGCCGATCGCGCACGTGCGCTTCGGCCCATGCCTGCCAGGCCCGGTAGT is a window of Streptomyces antimycoticus DNA encoding:
- a CDS encoding ATP/GTP-binding protein yields the protein MADLRALFSSNDPVGSNEAFTNRQIQWSLVATALEEHLRHTVDPAFDVEDLEAPRDNVLVFHGAGGIGKTTLSRKLEAALADAGRRPAQWGAPTWSGERIWPVRIDLARSASTDFKRIVLTIRAALAELGPLPAFDVALRRYWEHQHPGEPLEEYLHRGGLTSRFSRALPQQMQSALSDVAQALLLPGTVGSAVGQVTGSLVRALRERRQTVRALAGCARLADLLEAEPDLDTLSFYPHLLAWELAQLPADRKVTPVILLDTFEDTGDRHRDAERLLQRLVWLMPNCFFVISGRNRLQWADDALQGQLDYTGPAAWPGLAARSGRPARATGQGGARQHLIGDFSEQDCDTYLAHRLTHNGRPLIGPDIRAVITQRSHGLPLHLDLAVARFLEIRRTGRTPTLADFDHTFPALIARTLSDLTVDERHVLRSASLLDAFDLDLATQAAGLAHQAAARRLVERPMITEDPHAIWPYHLHGAIRTALRADDHTEDHWTPADWHRAAERALAALGRQWQDTSTLLPSRTLLVACLRQGLRLARDHHLSDLGWLTEAAFAYTADSVWEPLAPPTHTPSPSPGTEPQPGPDTPADALAELLTAIARRQHEHRERTAERLTAVLSTGLLSGELTELALYYRAKAHKDLGRTDAAAHGMRQVADADGRLAPRAHRGLANLARIRGDFPTALAAIPTLGWKGRHHRVLAHIRWPHGDIDNAIAAFEAARTEAEQHNAPGERAIAQTLLALVTAFTDPHRADDELALAHQYLAPLDQRATTLYAHVAALLRDAGTDHDVTDRATMLRTEITVAGLAWLTPLLETALAFHHAVRDAPHDLTATLDRLREATANGDFTYYVDIATAMGNLPQPAGSTIQWLYDAHTVRERWRALVIARQDHLRATQ